A DNA window from Chelativorans sp. AA-79 contains the following coding sequences:
- a CDS encoding O-succinylhomoserine sulfhydrylase has product MTKRFNDDWKPQTRLVHGGTLRSPFGETSEALYLTQGFVYETAEAAEARFKGEDPGFIYSRYANPTVDMFESRMCALEGAEDARATASGMAAVAAALLCSVKVGDHVVAARALFGSCRWVVETLMPRYGIETTLVDGSKLDAWEEAVRPNTKLFFLESPTNPTLEVCDIAGIAKLADSTGARLVVDNVFATPLLQKPLELGAHVVVYSATKHIDGQGRCLGGIVLSDKEWIDENLHDYFRHTGPSLSPFNAWTLLKGLETLPVRVRQQMESAGRVADYLAEHPKVSRVIYPGRPDHPQADLVRRQMKGGSTLVCLDLKGGKQAAFAFSNALEIIRISNNLGDAKSLITHPATTTHKNLSEEARLEAGIRQGTLRLSLGLEDADDLLKDIEQALARV; this is encoded by the coding sequence ATGACGAAGAGATTCAACGACGACTGGAAGCCTCAAACCCGCCTCGTTCATGGCGGCACGCTGCGTTCGCCCTTCGGTGAGACCTCGGAAGCTCTCTATCTGACCCAGGGTTTCGTCTATGAGACCGCCGAGGCGGCCGAAGCCCGCTTCAAGGGCGAGGATCCGGGCTTCATCTATTCCCGCTATGCCAATCCCACTGTGGACATGTTCGAGAGCCGCATGTGCGCGCTCGAAGGCGCCGAGGATGCCCGCGCCACCGCCTCCGGCATGGCCGCGGTCGCCGCCGCGCTTCTCTGCTCGGTGAAGGTCGGCGACCACGTCGTGGCGGCCCGCGCGCTCTTTGGCTCCTGCCGCTGGGTGGTGGAGACGCTGATGCCGCGCTACGGCATCGAGACGACGCTTGTCGACGGATCGAAGCTCGATGCGTGGGAAGAGGCCGTACGCCCGAACACGAAGCTCTTTTTCCTTGAAAGCCCGACCAACCCGACGCTCGAGGTCTGCGACATCGCGGGTATCGCGAAGCTCGCCGACAGCACTGGCGCGCGGCTGGTGGTGGACAATGTCTTCGCCACGCCGCTGCTGCAGAAGCCGCTGGAGCTCGGCGCCCACGTGGTGGTCTATTCCGCCACCAAGCATATCGACGGCCAGGGGCGGTGTCTCGGCGGCATCGTGCTTTCCGACAAGGAATGGATCGACGAGAACCTGCACGACTATTTCCGCCACACCGGGCCCAGCCTTTCGCCCTTCAACGCCTGGACGCTGCTGAAAGGGCTGGAGACCCTCCCCGTGCGCGTGCGCCAGCAGATGGAAAGCGCGGGACGCGTGGCCGATTACCTGGCCGAGCATCCGAAAGTCTCCCGCGTGATCTATCCCGGCCGGCCCGACCACCCGCAGGCGGATCTCGTGCGACGCCAGATGAAGGGCGGCTCGACGCTCGTCTGCCTTGATCTCAAGGGCGGAAAGCAGGCGGCCTTCGCCTTCTCCAACGCATTGGAAATCATCCGCATCTCCAACAATCTCGGCGATGCCAAGAGCCTGATCACCCATCCCGCGACCACCACGCACAAGAACCTTTCGGAGGAAGCGCGGCTCGAAGCGGGCATCCGGCAGGGAACACTCCGTTTGTCGCTCGGGCTTGAGGACGCGGACGACCTGCTCAAGGACATCGAACAGGCGCTCGCGAGGGTCTGA
- the phoU gene encoding phosphate signaling complex protein PhoU codes for MQSDHIMRSFDEELRYLTNQIGGMGGYAERMVDEAVAALVTGDTDLARKVIEDDAFLDTKEREIGEKAVVIIAKRQPVAADLREIVGAIRISGDLERIGDLGKNIAKRVVAVTETRQPARLFRGISALSDLALAQLKEVLDAYASRSAEKIGVVRDRDEEIDAMYTSLFRELLTYMMEDPRNITACTHLIFCAKNIERIGDHATNIAETVYHIITGTTMPPERPKEDKSHKVVAPQDAMEAGR; via the coding sequence ATGCAAAGCGATCACATCATGCGCTCCTTTGACGAGGAATTGCGCTATCTCACCAACCAGATCGGCGGGATGGGCGGCTATGCCGAGCGCATGGTTGATGAGGCCGTGGCCGCGCTTGTCACCGGCGATACTGATCTTGCGCGAAAAGTGATCGAGGATGATGCCTTTCTCGACACCAAGGAACGCGAGATCGGTGAGAAGGCGGTGGTCATCATCGCCAAGCGTCAGCCCGTCGCTGCGGATCTTAGGGAGATCGTCGGCGCGATCCGCATCTCCGGTGATCTCGAGCGCATCGGCGATCTCGGCAAGAACATCGCCAAGCGCGTGGTCGCCGTCACCGAGACGCGCCAGCCTGCCCGCCTCTTCCGCGGCATCTCCGCCTTGTCGGACCTGGCGCTGGCACAGCTCAAGGAAGTTCTCGACGCCTATGCCTCCCGCTCGGCCGAGAAGATCGGCGTTGTGCGCGACCGTGACGAAGAGATTGACGCCATGTACACGTCTCTCTTCCGTGAACTCCTGACCTACATGATGGAAGATCCGCGCAACATCACCGCCTGCACGCATCTGATCTTCTGCGCCAAGAACATCGAGCGCATCGGTGACCACGCGACGAACATCGCCGAGACGGTCTACCACATCATCACCGGCACCACGATGCCACCGGAACGGCCGAAAGAAGACAAGAGCCACAAGGTCGTCGCGCCGCAGGACGCCATGGAAGCCGGCAGATAA
- the apaG gene encoding Co2+/Mg2+ efflux protein ApaG, translated as MYRAVTHDIEVSVEPFFLPDHSEPEENRYVWAYQVTIANHSRESVKVLARYWHITDAMGRVQEVRGEGVVGEQPEIEPGNSFRYTSGCPLSTSSGIMVGHYTMETDDGEMLEVDIPAFSLDFPGDEVSVN; from the coding sequence ATGTACAGGGCCGTTACTCACGATATCGAGGTGTCCGTAGAGCCGTTCTTCCTGCCGGATCACTCCGAGCCGGAGGAGAACCGCTATGTCTGGGCCTATCAGGTGACGATCGCCAATCATTCAAGGGAGAGCGTCAAGGTGCTTGCGCGTTACTGGCACATCACCGACGCCATGGGTCGCGTGCAGGAAGTGCGCGGCGAAGGCGTGGTCGGTGAACAGCCGGAGATCGAGCCGGGTAACAGCTTCCGCTACACGTCGGGCTGCCCGCTCTCCACCTCCTCCGGCATCATGGTAGGGCACTACACGATGGAGACCGACGACGGCGAGATGCTGGAGGTGGACATCCCCGCCTTCTCACTCGATTTTCCGGGCGACGAGGTGTCGGTGAATTGA
- a CDS encoding 2'-deoxycytidine 5'-triphosphate deaminase, translating into MASTGILPDKEIAALFESGALTAPRPLDPDQVQPASLDLRLGAVAYRVRASFLPGPGSRVAEKLERLRLHEIPLDDGAVLETGCVYIVPLTESLVLPADVSASANPKSSTGRLDIFTRVMTDHGQEFDKIAAGYSGPLYLEVSPRTFPIVVRPGSRLSQIRFRRGNALLTESDLADLHERETLVAAERPSISGGGIALSIDLEGGPDGLVGYRAKHHTSLIDVDRKAAHEIHDFWEPLYNHGSKDLILDPDEFYILVSREAVHVPPAYAAEMTPFDPLVGEFRVHYAGFFDPGFGHSAAGGTGSRAVLEVRSHEVPFILEHGQIVGRLVYERMSALPSSLYGADLKSNYQGQALKLSKHFR; encoded by the coding sequence TTGGCAAGCACAGGCATCCTGCCGGATAAGGAGATCGCGGCACTGTTCGAGAGCGGTGCGCTTACCGCGCCACGCCCGCTCGATCCGGACCAGGTGCAGCCCGCGAGCCTCGATCTGCGCCTGGGCGCGGTGGCTTATCGCGTGCGCGCGAGCTTTCTGCCCGGCCCCGGTTCCCGCGTGGCCGAAAAGCTGGAGCGGCTGAGGCTGCACGAAATTCCCCTGGATGACGGCGCGGTGCTGGAGACCGGCTGCGTCTACATCGTGCCGCTCACGGAAAGCCTCGTCCTTCCCGCCGATGTCTCCGCCTCGGCCAACCCGAAAAGCTCCACGGGGCGGCTCGACATCTTCACCCGCGTGATGACGGATCACGGGCAGGAGTTCGACAAGATCGCCGCCGGCTATTCCGGCCCGCTTTATCTGGAGGTGAGCCCGCGCACTTTCCCGATCGTCGTGCGCCCCGGCTCGCGCCTGTCGCAGATCCGCTTCCGCCGCGGCAATGCGCTGCTCACCGAGAGCGATCTCGCCGATCTTCATGAGCGGGAGACGCTGGTGGCGGCCGAACGGCCCAGTATCTCAGGCGGAGGAATAGCACTCTCCATCGACCTCGAAGGCGGGCCCGACGGGCTCGTCGGCTACCGCGCCAAGCACCACACGAGCCTGATCGACGTTGACCGCAAGGCAGCTCACGAGATCCACGACTTTTGGGAACCGCTCTACAATCACGGCTCGAAGGATCTCATTCTCGACCCGGACGAGTTCTATATCCTCGTCTCGCGCGAAGCTGTGCACGTGCCCCCGGCATACGCCGCCGAAATGACGCCGTTTGACCCGTTGGTGGGTGAATTCCGGGTCCACTATGCCGGCTTCTTCGATCCCGGATTCGGGCATTCCGCTGCCGGGGGCACGGGCAGCCGCGCGGTTCTCGAAGTGCGCAGCCACGAAGTGCCGTTCATCCTGGAGCACGGGCAAATCGTCGGGCGGCTGGTCTATGAACGCATGAGCGCACTTCCAAGCTCGCTTTACGGGGCGGATCTCAAGTCAAACTATCAGGGCCAGGCGCTGAAGCTCTCCAAGCACTTCCGCTAA
- a CDS encoding LysR family transcriptional regulator: MPRPTLNDLTAFVAVATHRSFRRAADEIGTAPSTLSHAMRALEERMGVRLLNRTTRSVSPTEAGFRLLGRLQPALATLDEALDSVAGFRGNVAGTVRINAPRLVAGLLVREVLPQMAERHPDVTVDIVVEGRLIDIVSGGFDAGVRLLGSVAKDMIAVPFARPLTFICVASPAYLDRFGEPGTPEELPRHHCIGHRMPSGKFYRWEFERAGQELVMDANGPIVLDDEELMVEAAIKGLGIAYVADWAAEAALSDGRLRKILTAWMPAAEEVAVYYPGHRAVPPALRAFLDVVKDLRKEEP; this comes from the coding sequence ATGCCTCGCCCGACGCTCAACGACCTCACCGCCTTCGTGGCGGTGGCCACGCATCGCAGCTTCCGCCGCGCGGCGGACGAGATCGGCACGGCACCTTCCACATTGAGCCACGCGATGCGCGCGCTCGAGGAACGCATGGGCGTGCGCCTTCTGAACCGCACCACACGCAGCGTCTCGCCGACGGAAGCCGGGTTCCGGTTGCTCGGCCGCCTGCAGCCGGCGCTCGCCACGCTGGACGAGGCGCTCGACAGCGTCGCAGGATTCCGGGGCAATGTCGCAGGAACCGTCCGCATCAATGCGCCGCGATTGGTGGCGGGGCTTCTCGTGCGCGAGGTGCTTCCGCAGATGGCGGAGCGCCATCCGGACGTGACAGTGGACATCGTCGTCGAGGGGCGGCTCATCGATATCGTGTCCGGCGGGTTCGATGCCGGCGTGCGCCTCCTCGGATCGGTCGCCAAGGACATGATCGCCGTGCCGTTTGCACGCCCGTTGACGTTCATCTGTGTCGCCTCGCCCGCCTATCTCGATCGCTTCGGCGAGCCAGGAACCCCCGAGGAATTGCCACGCCACCATTGCATCGGCCACCGCATGCCCAGCGGCAAATTCTATCGATGGGAGTTCGAACGCGCCGGCCAGGAACTGGTGATGGACGCAAACGGCCCCATCGTCCTCGATGACGAGGAACTGATGGTCGAAGCCGCAATTAAAGGGCTGGGCATCGCCTATGTGGCGGATTGGGCCGCAGAAGCGGCCCTGTCCGACGGCCGGCTGCGCAAGATCCTGACCGCGTGGATGCCCGCTGCGGAAGAGGTTGCGGTCTACTACCCCGGACATCGTGCCGTGCCACCGGCACTGCGGGCTTTTCTCGATGTGGTGAAGGACCTGCGGAAGGAAGAACCTTAA
- a CDS encoding Hsp33 family molecular chaperone, protein MSEDNVKLGDFGFAGDDHVVPFDVEALDVRGRAVQVGPMLDQILARHAYPEPVSRLLAEVIVLTILLGSSLKFDGKFIVQTRSDGPVDMLVADFSTPGSVRAYARFDEERLAEAVARGEASPEALLGEGVLALTIDQGPYTQRYQGIVQLDGSTLEDVARTYFRQSEQIPTEVRLGVARIVTPGEGAEERWRAGGVLIQFLPSAPERARMADLPGGDGDEDDPGNGHPEDNAWQEALALLDTVEIDELLDPTVGAERLLYRLFHEQGVRVFGGVDVIDNCSCSREKIKSILDGFTAEEIEESTQEGVIRVNCEFCSKEYLFDPKEFEE, encoded by the coding sequence GTGAGTGAGGACAACGTAAAGCTTGGCGATTTCGGCTTCGCCGGCGACGACCATGTCGTTCCCTTCGACGTGGAGGCCCTGGACGTGCGCGGCCGTGCCGTTCAGGTCGGGCCGATGCTCGACCAGATCCTGGCGCGCCATGCCTATCCGGAGCCGGTCTCCCGCCTGCTCGCGGAGGTCATCGTGCTCACGATCCTGCTCGGCAGCTCGCTGAAATTCGACGGCAAGTTCATTGTCCAGACACGCTCCGACGGGCCGGTCGACATGCTGGTGGCGGATTTCTCCACGCCCGGCTCCGTGCGCGCCTATGCTCGCTTCGACGAGGAGCGGCTCGCCGAGGCCGTCGCCCGCGGTGAGGCCTCGCCCGAGGCGCTTCTCGGTGAAGGCGTGCTGGCGCTTACCATTGATCAGGGCCCCTACACCCAGCGCTATCAGGGCATTGTCCAACTCGACGGGTCGACGCTGGAAGACGTCGCACGCACCTATTTCCGCCAATCGGAGCAGATTCCTACCGAGGTTCGGCTGGGCGTGGCGCGCATCGTCACGCCCGGTGAGGGTGCTGAAGAGCGCTGGCGCGCTGGCGGCGTCCTGATCCAGTTCCTGCCTTCCGCGCCAGAGCGCGCTCGCATGGCGGATCTTCCAGGCGGGGATGGCGACGAGGACGATCCCGGCAACGGCCATCCCGAGGACAATGCCTGGCAGGAGGCGCTGGCGCTCCTCGACACAGTGGAGATCGATGAACTGCTCGATCCCACCGTGGGCGCGGAACGGCTGCTCTACCGCCTGTTCCACGAGCAGGGCGTGCGCGTTTTCGGGGGCGTGGACGTGATCGACAACTGCTCCTGCTCGCGCGAGAAGATCAAGTCGATCCTCGACGGCTTTACCGCCGAGGAGATCGAGGAGAGCACGCAGGAGGGCGTCATCCGCGTCAACTGTGAATTTTGTTCCAAGGAATATCTTTTCGATCCCAAGGAGTTCGAGGAGTAG
- a CDS encoding DUF2189 domain-containing protein, whose protein sequence is MAEFHVIAGASERLVYPAVRKIRMSDLSDCLRRGAEDFWEKPSHYAFVALIYPVAGIIFAYWTSGNNALPLLYPLMAGFALVGPFAAIGLYEISRRREMGIETSWRHALEVRRSPARYSIAVVGMLLAVIFLLWLYAASALYNVLFGSVPPETGAFVRDVFTTREGWILIILGNAVGLVFAVIALAASVVAFPLLLDRDVGAYAAVHSSVRAFMRNPLEILAWGLIVAVLLVIGMVPLFAGLAVVLPILGHASWHLYRKLIARPLS, encoded by the coding sequence ATGGCCGAGTTCCACGTCATCGCCGGCGCCAGCGAGAGGCTGGTCTATCCCGCCGTGCGCAAGATTCGGATGAGCGACCTTTCCGACTGCCTGAGGAGGGGCGCCGAGGACTTTTGGGAAAAACCCTCCCATTATGCCTTCGTGGCGCTGATCTATCCGGTCGCAGGCATCATCTTTGCCTACTGGACCTCAGGCAACAACGCACTACCGCTCCTCTATCCGCTGATGGCGGGTTTCGCACTGGTGGGCCCCTTCGCCGCGATCGGCCTCTACGAGATCAGCCGAAGGCGCGAAATGGGGATCGAGACCTCATGGCGGCATGCGCTGGAAGTACGCCGCTCCCCCGCCCGTTACTCGATTGCGGTGGTAGGGATGCTGCTCGCCGTCATCTTCCTTCTCTGGCTCTACGCCGCAAGCGCGCTCTACAATGTGCTCTTCGGGTCTGTTCCACCGGAAACGGGCGCGTTCGTGCGCGACGTCTTCACGACGCGGGAAGGCTGGATACTGATCATTCTTGGCAATGCCGTCGGCCTCGTCTTCGCCGTGATCGCGCTGGCGGCGAGTGTCGTCGCCTTTCCGCTACTGCTCGATCGCGACGTGGGAGCCTATGCGGCGGTCCACAGCTCGGTCAGGGCTTTCATGCGCAACCCCTTGGAAATCCTGGCTTGGGGACTGATCGTGGCCGTGCTGCTCGTGATCGGCATGGTGCCGCTCTTTGCCGGGCTCGCGGTCGTCCTGCCCATCCTGGGGCATGCGAGCTGGCATCTCTACCGCAAGCTGATCGCCCGGCCCCTCTCCTGA
- the argF gene encoding ornithine carbamoyltransferase: MNGMPRHFIDLSAVSSADLRFMMDDALSRKQRLKAGQGDKPYEGKVLAMIFDKPSTRTRVSFDVAMRQLGGETIMLTGAEMQLGRSETIADTAKVLSRYVDAIMIRTTAHERLLELADNATVPVINGLTDDTHPCQIMADIMTFEEHRGSVKDRLFAWSGDGNNVLHSLVEASARFGFRLNVATPVGSEPATHYLEWAQANGGRITLTNDPEAAVRDADCVVTDTWVSMGQEHRARGHNVFQPYQVNERLMSFAKKDALFMHCLPAHRGEEVTDAVIDGPHSVVFDEAENRLHAQKAVLAWCLAS, from the coding sequence ATGAACGGCATGCCGCGTCATTTCATCGATCTTTCAGCCGTTTCATCGGCCGATCTGCGTTTCATGATGGACGATGCGCTGAGCCGCAAGCAGCGGCTGAAAGCCGGCCAGGGCGATAAGCCCTATGAGGGCAAGGTGCTTGCGATGATTTTCGACAAGCCCTCCACCCGCACTCGCGTCTCCTTCGATGTCGCCATGCGCCAGCTCGGCGGCGAGACCATCATGTTGACGGGCGCGGAAATGCAGCTCGGCCGCAGCGAGACCATCGCCGACACCGCCAAGGTGCTGTCGCGCTATGTGGACGCGATCATGATCCGCACCACCGCCCATGAGCGGCTTCTGGAGCTTGCCGACAACGCCACCGTGCCGGTCATCAACGGGCTTACGGACGACACGCATCCCTGCCAAATCATGGCCGACATCATGACCTTCGAGGAGCACCGCGGCAGCGTGAAGGATCGCCTCTTCGCCTGGTCCGGCGACGGTAACAACGTGTTGCACTCGCTTGTCGAGGCTTCCGCCCGCTTCGGCTTCCGGCTCAATGTCGCCACGCCGGTTGGCAGCGAGCCTGCCACACACTATCTGGAGTGGGCGCAGGCCAATGGCGGCCGTATCACGCTGACGAACGATCCGGAAGCGGCGGTCAGGGATGCGGACTGCGTGGTCACCGATACCTGGGTCTCCATGGGCCAGGAGCACCGCGCTCGCGGGCACAACGTGTTCCAGCCCTATCAAGTGAACGAGAGGTTGATGAGCTTCGCCAAGAAGGATGCTCTTTTCATGCACTGCCTGCCCGCCCATCGCGGCGAGGAGGTGACGGATGCCGTGATCGACGGGCCGCACTCGGTGGTGTTCGACGAGGCGGAAAACCGCCTGCATGCACAGAAAGCCGTTCTCGCCTGGTGCCTCGCCTCGTGA
- a CDS encoding CDP-alcohol phosphatidyltransferase family protein has product MIDGWGRRKLEPLLMAIGARLANEGISANAVTIASLLVGLCAGAAVVVGWFWLAIALILLSRLGDGLDGAVAHLKGRTDLGGYLDIVLDFVFYGAIPLAFVIHDPAANAVSGAVLLFSFYVNGASFLAYATIAEKRRLMTLIRGEKSFFFTVGLAEAGETLIFFLLVCLLPAWFPILAYLFAALTLYTAVARIVLAARAFR; this is encoded by the coding sequence GTGATCGACGGCTGGGGACGACGGAAACTGGAGCCTCTTCTCATGGCAATCGGCGCGCGACTGGCCAACGAGGGGATCTCTGCGAATGCGGTCACCATCGCAAGTCTTCTGGTCGGTCTTTGCGCCGGCGCCGCGGTGGTCGTCGGGTGGTTCTGGCTGGCGATCGCGCTCATCCTCCTGAGCCGTCTGGGCGACGGGCTCGACGGTGCGGTAGCCCATCTCAAAGGCCGTACGGATTTGGGCGGATATCTCGATATCGTGCTCGACTTCGTCTTCTACGGGGCGATTCCCCTGGCCTTCGTCATCCATGATCCCGCCGCCAACGCCGTTTCTGGCGCCGTACTGCTTTTTTCCTTCTACGTGAACGGTGCAAGCTTCCTCGCCTACGCGACCATCGCGGAAAAGCGGCGCCTGATGACCCTCATCCGCGGTGAGAAGAGTTTCTTTTTCACGGTCGGACTTGCGGAGGCGGGCGAAACGCTGATCTTCTTCCTGCTCGTCTGCCTGCTGCCCGCCTGGTTCCCGATACTCGCCTATCTCTTCGCCGCGCTCACGCTTTACACCGCCGTCGCACGCATCGTGCTGGCAGCGAGGGCGTTTCGTTAG
- a CDS encoding aspartate aminotransferase family protein, translating to MSGSALFDTFARLPLSFERGEGVWLITSDGNRYLDFAAGIAVNSLGHAHPHLVSALAEQASKLWHVSNLYEIPGQRRLGERLAEASFADKVFFTNSGAEALECAIKTARRHHYVNGEENRFRIITFEGAFHGRTLATIAAGGQEKYLEGFGPKVEGFDQVAFGDLKAAEKAITQETAAVLVEPIQGEGGIRMAPAQFLRGLRELCDKHGLLLILDEVQTGVGRTGKLFAYEWSGITPDIVAIAKGIGGGFPLGACLATDEAAKGMTPGVHGTTFGGNPLAMAVGNAVLDVVLEPGFLDEVARKGLLLKQGLAAIADSFPDVVEEIRGEGLLLGIRCKVPNSALQQSMREEKMLGAPAGENVLRLLPPLTVTDEEIQDGLERIHRAAQALAPSPAVASAGRG from the coding sequence ATGAGCGGTTCGGCGCTTTTCGATACATTTGCCAGGCTTCCCCTTTCCTTCGAGCGTGGGGAAGGGGTCTGGCTGATCACTTCCGACGGGAACCGATATCTCGATTTCGCCGCCGGCATCGCAGTGAACTCGCTCGGTCACGCTCATCCGCATCTGGTGTCCGCGCTCGCCGAGCAGGCCAGCAAACTGTGGCATGTCTCCAATCTCTACGAGATTCCCGGGCAACGTCGCCTTGGCGAGCGCTTGGCCGAGGCGAGTTTCGCCGACAAGGTCTTCTTCACCAATTCCGGCGCCGAGGCGCTCGAATGCGCCATCAAGACGGCGCGTCGCCATCACTATGTGAACGGCGAGGAGAACCGCTTCCGCATCATCACCTTCGAAGGCGCCTTCCACGGCCGCACGCTGGCGACGATCGCCGCCGGCGGGCAGGAGAAATACCTCGAAGGTTTCGGGCCCAAGGTCGAAGGTTTCGATCAGGTTGCCTTCGGCGATCTGAAGGCGGCGGAAAAGGCCATCACGCAGGAGACGGCTGCCGTCCTCGTAGAGCCCATCCAGGGCGAAGGCGGCATCCGCATGGCGCCCGCCCAGTTCCTCCGCGGGCTGCGTGAACTCTGTGACAAACACGGCCTGCTCCTGATCCTCGACGAGGTACAGACCGGCGTCGGCCGTACCGGCAAGCTCTTCGCCTATGAATGGTCGGGCATCACGCCGGACATTGTCGCCATCGCCAAGGGCATCGGAGGCGGCTTTCCGCTCGGCGCCTGCCTTGCGACCGACGAAGCCGCCAAGGGCATGACGCCGGGCGTGCACGGCACCACCTTCGGCGGCAATCCGCTCGCCATGGCGGTGGGCAACGCCGTGCTTGACGTGGTGCTGGAGCCGGGCTTCCTCGACGAGGTGGCGCGCAAGGGCCTGCTCTTGAAGCAGGGCCTCGCCGCGATCGCCGACTCCTTCCCCGACGTCGTGGAGGAGATCCGTGGCGAAGGCCTTTTGCTCGGCATCCGCTGCAAGGTGCCCAATTCCGCTCTCCAGCAGTCCATGCGGGAGGAAAAGATGCTGGGTGCACCGGCGGGCGAGAACGTGCTGCGCCTGCTTCCGCCCCTCACTGTCACCGACGAGGAGATTCAGGACGGGCTGGAGCGCATCCACCGTGCGGCGCAAGCCCTGGCACCGTCTCCGGCGGTGGCTTCGGCAGGCAGGGGATGA
- a CDS encoding GcrA family cell cycle regulator has product MNWTDERVELLKKLWSEGLSASQIAAQLGGVSRNAVIGKVHRLKLSARGRAAAAPARRKKAATAASASSANAAAGQRRQRSTGSGGSRPVATSIGATALKVQFEEDAVAYQYMRPAADVVIPISRNLKLVELTERTCKWPNGDPLAEDFSFCGSDTGDTGPYCTYHSRLAYQPVSERRRSR; this is encoded by the coding sequence ATGAACTGGACAGACGAACGCGTCGAACTGTTGAAGAAGCTCTGGTCCGAGGGCCTGAGTGCGAGCCAGATCGCAGCGCAGTTGGGCGGCGTGAGCCGCAACGCCGTCATCGGCAAGGTGCACCGGCTGAAGCTGTCGGCCCGGGGACGGGCGGCGGCGGCGCCGGCGCGGCGGAAGAAGGCGGCGACCGCCGCCTCGGCGAGCAGCGCCAATGCCGCCGCCGGCCAGCGCCGGCAGCGTAGCACCGGCAGCGGCGGCAGCCGTCCGGTAGCCACATCGATCGGAGCGACTGCATTGAAGGTGCAGTTCGAGGAAGACGCGGTCGCCTATCAGTATATGCGCCCAGCCGCGGACGTGGTGATTCCGATCTCGCGCAATCTGAAGCTCGTCGAGCTGACAGAGCGCACCTGCAAATGGCCGAACGGAGATCCCCTGGCGGAAGATTTCAGCTTCTGTGGGAGTGACACCGGCGATACCGGGCCGTATTGCACCTATCACTCAAGGCTGGCTTACCAGCCGGTATCGGAACGCCGCCGGAGCAGATAA